From a region of the Mycolicibacterium sp. MU0050 genome:
- a CDS encoding nucleoside triphosphate pyrophosphohydrolase has product MTVILVDPRRPTLIPVEAVELLSGEVQYTEEMPIKLPWSLPNARLVGGTEGDEQAAVLVSSDPDHPAVAARVAAGEKVIAAPAAEPGERIVDAVAMMDKLRTDGPWESEQTHDSLRRYLLEETYELFDAVRNGDAEQLREELGDVLLQVLFHARIAQDSPAHPFSIDDVADALVRKLGNRVPAVLAGESISLEDQLAQWEERKAAEKAVQARTSAMDDVPTAQPALALAQKVISRAQQAGLPADLIPAAMLTVTVSPDSDAENGLRSAVLAFMDRVRVAERAIAAARGDIDASALGAATADEWRAAWPADADPEPEPGDAAPAATADPDGAPDAGPAVASDSDSERDDG; this is encoded by the coding sequence ATGACTGTCATCCTGGTGGACCCTCGCCGTCCCACGCTGATCCCGGTCGAGGCCGTCGAACTGCTCTCCGGTGAGGTGCAGTACACCGAGGAGATGCCGATCAAGCTGCCGTGGTCGCTGCCGAACGCGCGGCTGGTGGGTGGCACCGAGGGCGACGAACAGGCCGCGGTGCTGGTGTCCTCGGACCCCGACCACCCGGCGGTGGCCGCCCGGGTCGCGGCGGGGGAGAAGGTCATCGCCGCACCCGCTGCGGAGCCCGGCGAGCGCATCGTCGACGCCGTGGCGATGATGGACAAGCTGCGCACCGACGGCCCGTGGGAAAGCGAACAGACCCACGACTCGCTGCGGCGCTACCTGCTGGAGGAGACCTACGAACTGTTCGACGCGGTCCGCAACGGAGACGCCGAGCAGCTTCGCGAGGAACTCGGAGACGTGTTGCTGCAGGTGCTGTTTCACGCCCGCATCGCCCAGGATTCACCGGCGCACCCGTTCAGCATCGACGACGTGGCCGACGCACTGGTCCGCAAACTGGGCAACCGGGTACCGGCGGTGCTGGCCGGCGAGTCGATCTCGCTGGAGGACCAGCTGGCCCAGTGGGAGGAACGCAAGGCCGCCGAGAAGGCCGTGCAGGCCCGCACCTCGGCGATGGACGACGTGCCGACCGCCCAGCCCGCACTCGCGTTGGCGCAGAAGGTGATCAGCCGCGCCCAGCAGGCCGGGCTGCCCGCCGACCTGATCCCGGCGGCCATGCTGACGGTGACGGTGTCCCCGGATTCCGACGCTGAGAACGGGCTGCGGTCCGCGGTGCTGGCGTTCATGGACCGGGTGCGCGTCGCCGAACGCGCCATCGCCGCGGCGCGCGGCGACATCGACGCCTCCGCCCTGGGCGCCGCCACCGCCGACGAGTGGCGGGCGGCCTGGCCCGCCGACGCGGATCCCGAACCTGAACCCGGCGACGCGGCGCCCGCCGCCACCGCGGACCCCGACGGCGCCCCAGACGCCGGTCCCGCCGTCGCCTCGGATTCCGACTCCGAGCGCGACGACGGGTAG
- a CDS encoding SulP family inorganic anion transporter → MSAKPSGLTSPEAEAPSTSVLAALRSPRRLKTEVLAGLVVALALIPEAISFSIIAGVDPRVGLFASFTMAVTIAFTGGRPAMISAATGAVALVIAPLVREHGIDYLIVTVILAGILQILLSVCGVARLMRFIPRSVMVGFVNSLAILIFLAQLPHLLGVPALVYPFVAAGLLIMVFLPKLTTAVPAPLIAIVLLTVVVVVCKLDLPDVRDEGELPSSLPTLFLPQVPWTLETLQIIAPYALAMALVGLLESLLTAKLVDDITDTHSDKTREGWGQGVANVVTGFFGGMGGCAMIGQTMINVKVSGARTRISTFMAGAFLLVLVVGLGDIVGLIPMAALVAVMIMVSVATLDWHSIAPATLRRMPRSETLVMLTTVVVTVATDNLAYGVISGTLTAMVLFTRRVAHFMTVERVEDADDEGARVTYRVSGELFFASSNDLVYQFDYAGDPDRVLIDVSASHIWDASTVASLDAITTKYQSRGKTVEIVGLNRDSAQRHGRLTGRLGAEP, encoded by the coding sequence GTGTCCGCGAAACCCAGCGGCCTCACCAGTCCGGAGGCCGAAGCGCCCAGCACCTCGGTGCTGGCTGCCCTGCGCTCACCGCGGCGCCTCAAAACCGAGGTCCTCGCCGGTCTCGTCGTCGCCCTGGCGCTCATCCCGGAGGCGATCTCGTTCTCGATCATCGCGGGCGTCGACCCGCGGGTGGGGCTGTTCGCCTCGTTCACCATGGCGGTCACCATCGCGTTCACCGGCGGCCGGCCGGCGATGATCTCGGCGGCGACCGGCGCGGTGGCGCTGGTCATCGCCCCGCTGGTGCGTGAACACGGGATCGACTACCTGATCGTCACCGTCATCCTCGCCGGCATCCTGCAGATCCTGCTCAGCGTCTGCGGCGTGGCGCGGCTGATGCGGTTCATCCCACGCAGCGTCATGGTCGGCTTCGTCAACTCCCTGGCCATCCTGATCTTCCTGGCCCAGCTGCCGCATCTGCTGGGCGTGCCCGCGCTGGTGTATCCGTTCGTCGCGGCGGGCCTGCTGATCATGGTGTTCTTGCCCAAGCTCACCACCGCCGTCCCGGCGCCGCTGATCGCGATCGTGCTGCTCACCGTCGTGGTCGTGGTCTGCAAGCTGGATCTGCCCGACGTCCGCGACGAAGGCGAGTTGCCGTCGAGCCTGCCGACGCTGTTCCTGCCGCAGGTGCCGTGGACGCTGGAGACCCTGCAGATCATCGCGCCCTACGCGTTGGCGATGGCCCTGGTGGGTCTGCTGGAATCGCTGCTGACCGCCAAGCTGGTCGACGACATCACCGACACCCATTCGGACAAGACCCGGGAGGGCTGGGGTCAGGGCGTGGCCAACGTGGTCACCGGGTTCTTCGGCGGCATGGGTGGCTGCGCCATGATCGGCCAGACCATGATCAACGTGAAGGTCTCGGGGGCGCGGACCCGGATCTCGACGTTCATGGCCGGCGCCTTCCTGCTGGTGCTGGTGGTGGGCCTCGGCGACATCGTGGGCCTGATCCCGATGGCGGCGCTGGTGGCGGTGATGATCATGGTGTCGGTGGCCACGCTGGACTGGCACAGCATCGCCCCGGCGACCCTGCGCCGCATGCCGCGCAGCGAGACGCTGGTGATGCTGACCACCGTCGTCGTCACCGTCGCCACCGACAACCTGGCCTACGGCGTCATCTCCGGAACCCTGACCGCCATGGTGCTCTTCACCCGGCGCGTCGCGCATTTCATGACCGTCGAACGGGTAGAGGACGCCGACGACGAGGGCGCCCGGGTGACCTACCGGGTGTCCGGCGAGTTGTTCTTCGCCTCCAGCAACGACCTGGTGTACCAGTTCGACTACGCGGGCGACCCGGACCGGGTGCTCATCGACGTCTCGGCCTCACACATCTGGGATGCCTCCACGGTGGCCTCCCTGGACGCGATCACCACCAAGTATCAGTCCCGCGGCAAGACCGTCGAAATCGTTGGCCTGAACCGGGATTCGGCGCAGCGCCACGGCCGGCTGACGGGCCGGCTCGGCGCCGAGCCCTGA
- the efeB gene encoding iron uptake transporter deferrochelatase/peroxidase subunit: protein MSSPVDEPGQAVAHPHGRTGFSRRTLLGAAGVGAAVAGAAGAGVLAGRASAADTAAAQLQAPVPFRGRHQAGIVTPAQDRMHFAAFDVTTEDRDEVVAMLREWTQMAERMTRGEETTEGGAVGLNPYAPPTDTGEALGLPASQLTLTIGFGPSFFGTDARPRFGLRGQRPALLKDLPRFPNETMDPARSGGDICIQACANDPQVAVHAVRNLSRVAFGTAAVRYSQLGFGRTSSTTRDQTTPRNLFGFKDGTNNVKAEDTDILDKQVWVADGDGPNWLTGGSYLVARRIRMRIEQWDRTTLLEQERVIGRTKGSGAPIGLADEFEPLNLDAIDGDGEPLIDPLAHVRLAAPESNHGAEMLRRGYNFTDGTDGFGHLDAGLFFIAFVRNPETQFIPVQAELARRDLLNEYITHTGSAVFAVPPGIPDGDRDAYWGSTLFG from the coding sequence GTGTCATCGCCGGTCGATGAGCCCGGCCAGGCGGTAGCCCACCCGCACGGGCGGACCGGATTCTCGCGGCGGACGCTGCTCGGCGCGGCGGGGGTCGGTGCCGCCGTCGCCGGCGCGGCCGGGGCCGGCGTCCTCGCCGGGCGCGCCTCGGCCGCCGACACCGCTGCGGCCCAACTGCAGGCCCCGGTGCCGTTCCGCGGTCGCCACCAGGCCGGCATCGTCACCCCGGCGCAGGACCGGATGCACTTCGCCGCCTTCGACGTCACCACCGAGGACCGCGACGAGGTGGTGGCGATGCTGCGCGAATGGACGCAGATGGCCGAGCGGATGACCCGCGGCGAGGAGACCACCGAGGGCGGTGCGGTGGGGCTCAATCCCTATGCGCCGCCGACGGATACCGGCGAGGCGCTGGGCCTGCCGGCCTCCCAGCTGACCCTGACCATCGGCTTCGGCCCGTCGTTCTTCGGCACCGACGCCCGGCCCCGGTTCGGACTGCGCGGGCAACGCCCCGCGTTGCTGAAGGACCTGCCGAGGTTCCCCAACGAGACCATGGACCCGGCCCGCAGCGGCGGCGACATCTGCATCCAGGCCTGCGCCAACGACCCGCAGGTCGCGGTGCACGCGGTCCGCAACCTGTCCCGGGTGGCCTTCGGCACCGCAGCGGTCCGCTACTCACAGTTGGGATTCGGCCGCACCTCGTCCACCACGCGGGACCAGACCACCCCGCGCAACCTGTTCGGGTTCAAGGACGGCACCAACAACGTCAAGGCCGAGGACACCGACATCCTCGACAAGCAGGTCTGGGTGGCCGACGGCGACGGGCCGAACTGGCTGACCGGCGGCAGCTACCTGGTGGCCCGGCGCATCCGGATGCGCATCGAACAGTGGGACCGCACCACGCTGCTCGAACAGGAACGCGTGATCGGCCGCACGAAGGGCAGCGGCGCCCCGATCGGGTTGGCCGACGAGTTCGAGCCACTCAACCTCGACGCGATCGACGGCGACGGCGAGCCGTTGATCGACCCGCTCGCCCATGTGCGGCTGGCCGCACCGGAAAGCAACCACGGCGCGGAGATGCTGCGCCGCGGCTACAACTTCACCGACGGCACCGACGGGTTCGGGCACCTGGACGCCGGGTTGTTCTTCATCGCCTTCGTGCGCAATCCCGAGACGCAGTTCATCCCCGTGCAGGCCGAACTGGCCCGGCGGGACCTGCTCAACGAATACATCACGCACACCGGGTCGGCGGTCTTCGCGGTCCCGCCCGGCATCCCCGACGGCGACCGCGACGCCTACTGGGGTTCCACCCTGTTCGGCTGA
- a CDS encoding lytic transglycosylase domain-containing protein, producing MAAVLMASSCSWRLGNPIPEGVPPPAGDPVPAIDIEADGRPADQLREWAAERAPALKMPAAALEAYAYAARVAEVVNPKCKLAWTTLAGIGMVESHHGTYRGATIGPNGDVTPPIRGMQLDGTSGNMHIPDTDGGVFDGDSELDRAMGPMQFIPETWKLYGVDANNDGEINPDNMDDAALSSAGYLCWRGKDLSQPKGWMTALRAYNHSDQYARMVRDWATAYAHGYSL from the coding sequence ATGGCAGCCGTGCTGATGGCTTCGAGTTGTTCCTGGCGGCTGGGCAACCCCATCCCGGAGGGCGTCCCGCCCCCGGCGGGTGACCCGGTTCCGGCCATCGACATCGAGGCCGACGGCCGGCCCGCCGACCAGCTGCGCGAGTGGGCCGCCGAACGTGCCCCCGCCCTGAAGATGCCCGCGGCCGCGCTGGAGGCCTACGCCTATGCCGCGCGGGTGGCCGAGGTGGTCAACCCCAAGTGCAAGCTCGCCTGGACCACGCTGGCCGGCATCGGCATGGTGGAGAGCCATCACGGCACCTACCGCGGCGCCACCATCGGGCCCAACGGCGACGTCACCCCGCCCATTCGCGGCATGCAGCTCGACGGCACCAGCGGCAACATGCATATTCCCGACACCGACGGCGGCGTCTTCGACGGCGATTCCGAGCTGGACCGGGCCATGGGCCCCATGCAGTTCATCCCGGAGACCTGGAAGCTCTACGGCGTCGACGCCAACAACGACGGGGAGATCAACCCGGACAACATGGACGATGCCGCGCTGTCGTCGGCCGGGTACCTGTGCTGGCGCGGCAAGGACCTGTCCCAACCCAAGGGCTGGATGACGGCGCTGCGGGCCTACAACCATTCCGACCAGTACGCCCGGATGGTGCGCGACTGGGCCACGGCCTACGCCCACGGCTACTCGCTGTAG
- the eno gene encoding phosphopyruvate hydratase: MPIIEQVAAREILDSRGNPTVEVEVALTDGTYARAAVPSGASTGEHEAVELRDGGDRYGGKGVEKAVEAVLDEIAPAVIGIAADEQRIVDQALLDLDGTPDKSRLGANAILGASLAIAKAAADSAALPLFRYLGGPNAHILPVPMMNILNGGAHADTGVDVQEFMVAPIGAPTFKESLRWGTEVYHSLKAVLKKQGLATGLGDEGGFAPDVASTRAALDLISTAIEATGFKLGTDVALALDVAATEFYTEGTGYAFEKETRTAEQMSQFYAELIDAYPLVSIEDPLSEDDWDGWVALTTAIGDRVQLVGDDLFVTNPERLEEGIERGAANALLVKVNQIGTLTETLDAVALAHNSGYRSMMSHRSGETEDTTIADLAVAVGSGQIKTGAPARSERVAKYNQLLRIEETLGDAARYAGDLAFPRYEAK; this comes from the coding sequence GTGCCCATCATCGAGCAGGTCGCGGCCCGGGAGATTCTCGACTCGCGCGGTAACCCGACCGTCGAGGTCGAGGTCGCGCTGACCGACGGTACGTATGCCCGCGCGGCGGTCCCCTCCGGCGCCTCCACCGGCGAGCACGAGGCCGTGGAACTGCGCGACGGCGGGGACCGGTACGGCGGCAAGGGTGTGGAGAAGGCCGTCGAGGCCGTGCTCGACGAGATCGCGCCCGCGGTCATCGGCATCGCCGCCGACGAGCAGCGCATCGTCGACCAGGCCCTGCTGGATCTCGACGGCACCCCGGACAAGTCCCGGCTGGGCGCCAACGCCATCCTCGGCGCGTCGCTGGCCATCGCCAAGGCCGCCGCCGACAGCGCCGCGCTGCCGCTGTTCCGCTACCTGGGCGGGCCCAACGCGCACATCCTGCCGGTGCCGATGATGAACATCCTCAACGGCGGCGCGCACGCCGACACCGGTGTCGACGTGCAGGAATTCATGGTCGCCCCGATCGGCGCGCCCACCTTCAAGGAGTCGCTGCGCTGGGGCACCGAGGTCTACCACTCGCTCAAGGCCGTGCTCAAGAAGCAGGGGCTGGCCACCGGCCTGGGCGACGAGGGCGGGTTCGCCCCCGACGTCGCGAGCACCCGCGCGGCGCTGGACCTGATCAGCACGGCCATCGAGGCCACCGGCTTCAAGCTGGGCACCGACGTGGCGCTGGCCCTGGACGTGGCCGCCACCGAGTTCTACACCGAGGGCACCGGCTACGCGTTCGAGAAGGAAACCCGCACCGCCGAGCAGATGTCGCAGTTCTACGCCGAACTCATCGACGCCTACCCGCTGGTGTCCATCGAGGACCCGCTGTCGGAGGACGACTGGGACGGCTGGGTGGCCCTGACCACCGCGATCGGTGACCGCGTGCAGCTGGTCGGCGACGACCTGTTCGTCACCAACCCGGAGCGCCTCGAGGAGGGCATCGAGCGCGGCGCGGCCAACGCGCTGCTGGTGAAGGTGAACCAGATCGGCACGCTCACCGAGACCCTCGACGCGGTGGCGTTGGCGCACAACAGCGGCTACCGCTCGATGATGAGCCACCGCTCCGGCGAGACCGAGGACACCACCATCGCCGACCTGGCCGTCGCGGTGGGCAGCGGTCAGATCAAGACCGGCGCCCCGGCGCGCAGCGAGCGCGTAGCCAAGTACAACCAGCTGCTGCGCATCGAGGAGACCCTCGGGGACGCCGCACGCTACGCCGGTGACCTGGCCTTCCCGAGGTACGAGGCGAAATAG
- a CDS encoding septum formation initiator family protein: MSDAKRPDPKRRSPTSRPGAAGRGGAPGRGARKPVAKSPTAASARKEPRKDTSKPTEEKAKPEVIEPVRQSIAEAAELQSEQRMGFTARRAAVLAAVVCVLTLTIAGPVRTYFAQRTEMRQLNASEAALRAEIAELEEQKIKLADPAFIAAQARERLGFVMPGDIPYQVQLPPGAVVTDDVDDAPTALVNNDPWYTSLWKTIADEPHGAPAPPPAPPAEPGQVPPPPPPPEPGQPGG; encoded by the coding sequence ATGTCCGACGCGAAGCGGCCCGACCCCAAGCGACGGTCTCCGACCTCACGGCCGGGGGCCGCCGGTCGCGGCGGGGCACCGGGCCGCGGTGCGCGCAAACCGGTCGCGAAGTCGCCGACGGCGGCGTCGGCGCGCAAGGAACCGCGCAAGGACACCTCCAAACCCACCGAAGAAAAGGCGAAACCTGAAGTCATCGAGCCGGTTCGGCAGTCCATCGCCGAGGCGGCCGAGCTGCAGTCCGAGCAGCGGATGGGTTTCACGGCCCGTCGCGCCGCCGTGCTGGCCGCGGTGGTGTGCGTGTTGACGCTGACCATCGCCGGTCCGGTGCGCACCTACTTCGCGCAGCGCACCGAGATGCGGCAGCTGAACGCCAGTGAGGCCGCGTTGCGCGCCGAGATCGCCGAACTCGAGGAGCAGAAGATCAAGCTCGCCGATCCGGCGTTCATCGCCGCGCAGGCCCGCGAACGCCTGGGTTTCGTGATGCCCGGTGACATTCCGTACCAGGTGCAGCTGCCGCCGGGGGCCGTCGTCACCGACGACGTGGACGACGCGCCCACCGCGCTGGTCAACAACGATCCCTGGTACACGTCGCTGTGGAAGACCATCGCCGACGAACCGCACGGCGCGCCGGCGCCGCCGCCCGCGCCCCCGGCCGAGCCGGGTCAGGTGCCGCCCCCGCCGCCGCCTCCCGAGCCCGGGCAGCCCGGTGGTTGA
- a CDS encoding DUF501 domain-containing protein → MVDPADLAAVERQLGREPRGVLEIAYRCPNGEPAVVKTAPKLPDGTPFPTLYYLTHPALTAAASRLESSGLMREMTERLATDPELAAAYRRAHESYLAERDAIESLGTTFTGGGMPDRVKCLHVVMAHSLAKGPGVNPFGDEALAILAREPAMAGILVKAQWIGDDDASRGDAEEQ, encoded by the coding sequence GTGGTTGATCCCGCGGACCTGGCGGCCGTCGAGCGCCAGCTCGGACGTGAACCCCGCGGCGTGCTCGAGATCGCCTACCGGTGCCCCAACGGCGAGCCGGCGGTGGTCAAGACGGCGCCGAAACTGCCTGACGGAACACCGTTTCCGACGTTGTACTACCTGACGCACCCCGCGCTGACGGCCGCGGCGAGCCGGCTGGAATCCTCCGGGTTGATGCGGGAGATGACCGAGCGGCTGGCCACCGATCCGGAGTTGGCGGCGGCCTACCGGCGGGCGCACGAAAGCTATCTGGCCGAGCGTGACGCCATCGAGTCGTTGGGCACCACGTTCACCGGCGGCGGCATGCCGGACCGGGTGAAGTGCCTGCACGTGGTGATGGCGCACTCGTTGGCCAAGGGCCCGGGGGTCAACCCGTTCGGTGACGAGGCGTTGGCGATCTTGGCCCGCGAGCCCGCGATGGCGGGAATCCTGGTGAAAGCACAGTGGATTGGCGACGACGATGCATCGCGCGGCGATGCCGAGGAGCAGTGA
- a CDS encoding exopolyphosphatase: MDSSPRLAAVDCGTNSIRLLISEVRDGAVVDVHREMRIVRLGQGVDATGQFDPEAIARTRAALEDYAALMRQHDVTRVRMVATSATRDAANREEFFAMTAEVLGAVVAGTVAEVVSGTEEAELSFLGAVDELDSAAAPFVVVDLGGGSTEVVFGQRNVESAFSADIGCVRITERCLHSDPPTADEVAEARAVIRERLSEALAAVPVDKARTWVGVAGTFTTIAALARRLTTYDPEAIHLSQVSFGDLLPVCDELIGMTRKQRAALGPMHEGRVDVIGGGAIVVQELARELGERADITSLTVSEHDILDGIIGSIV; this comes from the coding sequence GTGGACAGTAGCCCGCGCCTGGCGGCGGTCGACTGCGGTACCAACTCCATCCGATTGCTGATCTCCGAGGTGCGCGACGGTGCGGTGGTCGACGTGCACCGGGAGATGCGGATCGTGCGGTTGGGGCAGGGGGTCGACGCGACGGGGCAGTTCGACCCGGAGGCGATCGCCCGGACCCGTGCCGCGCTGGAGGACTACGCCGCGCTGATGCGCCAGCACGACGTGACGCGGGTGCGGATGGTCGCGACCTCGGCGACCCGGGATGCGGCCAACCGCGAGGAGTTCTTCGCGATGACCGCCGAGGTGTTGGGCGCGGTGGTGGCCGGGACGGTGGCCGAGGTGGTCTCCGGGACCGAGGAGGCCGAGCTGTCCTTCCTGGGTGCGGTCGACGAATTGGATTCCGCGGCAGCACCTTTCGTGGTGGTTGACCTGGGCGGCGGGTCGACCGAGGTGGTGTTCGGCCAACGCAACGTCGAGTCGGCGTTCTCGGCGGACATCGGCTGTGTGCGGATCACCGAGCGGTGCCTGCATTCCGACCCACCGACTGCCGACGAGGTGGCCGAGGCCCGCGCGGTGATCCGCGAGCGGCTGTCCGAGGCGCTGGCGGCGGTACCCGTCGACAAGGCCCGCACCTGGGTGGGGGTGGCGGGCACCTTCACCACCATTGCCGCGCTGGCGCGCCGGCTGACGACCTACGACCCGGAGGCGATTCACCTGTCGCAGGTCAGTTTCGGTGACCTGCTGCCGGTGTGCGACGAGCTGATCGGGATGACCCGCAAGCAGCGCGCGGCGCTGGGGCCCATGCACGAGGGCCGGGTCGACGTGATCGGCGGCGGCGCGATCGTGGTGCAGGAGTTGGCCCGCGAGCTGGGTGAGCGCGCCGACATCACCAGCCTGACGGTCAGTGAGCACGACATCCTCGACGGGATCATCGGGTCGATCGTGTGA
- a CDS encoding YdcF family protein: MRRAAVTLLAVLLLAVVVVVGGYPVFVDPRADTPRPADAIFVVGGDAPEGRYLHGLELAHRGYAPTLVLSNPAGQVDEFCDEQGRDFTVECFTPDPPSTQGEARELGRLAAERGWQAVIVVTYTPHVSRARYLMERCFAGDLLMAEVPVQLSVPYWGWMYIYQGAGFAKALVQRGC, from the coding sequence ATGCGGCGCGCGGCGGTGACGCTGCTGGCGGTGCTGCTGCTGGCGGTGGTCGTGGTGGTCGGGGGATACCCGGTGTTCGTCGACCCGCGGGCGGACACCCCGCGGCCGGCCGATGCGATCTTCGTGGTCGGCGGCGACGCCCCCGAGGGGCGGTATCTGCACGGTCTGGAGCTGGCGCACCGCGGCTATGCGCCTACGTTGGTGCTGTCGAACCCGGCCGGTCAGGTCGACGAGTTCTGCGACGAGCAGGGCCGCGACTTCACGGTCGAATGCTTCACGCCGGACCCGCCGAGCACGCAGGGCGAGGCTCGCGAGCTGGGCCGGCTGGCGGCCGAAAGAGGCTGGCAGGCAGTCATTGTCGTGACCTACACCCCGCACGTGTCGCGGGCGCGGTACCTGATGGAACGCTGCTTTGCCGGCGATCTGCTGATGGCGGAGGTCCCGGTGCAGCTGTCGGTCCCCTACTGGGGGTGGATGTACATCTACCAGGGGGCCGGGTTTGCGAAGGCGTTGGTGCAGCGGGGCTGCTAG
- a CDS encoding FAD-dependent oxidoreductase, translating into MTGAEMDTDVIVVGAGPTGLTLACSLRLHGLSVRVIDRAAAPATTSRANFMHARGSEVLARLGALGSLPAESLRAMSVTTYAGDRPMMKLMFGDPGMGTAAPPMVVSQAKVEAALRDRLADLGVIPQWGNGLTCLRQDAESVEATLADGHRVRSRWLVGCDGTSSTTRKLVGIDFPGVKLSERFLLADVHLDWDLSRDGTSGWVHPDGLVGVMPMPDESGRDDLWRVFAYDPRGGEKPSDEEILDRVTTIIPERTGRTVRVGEPEWLSVFTVHRRLASSYRRGRVFIAGDAAHAHAPFGGQGMLTGVGDAENLAFKLALAVRGSAGEALLDTYEAERRPLATDVLRGTSAMTRMNVASSRFGRFLRDQVAIRIAGLPVVQRWATYSASQLWVSYRKGPLGGRGRKPRPGDRIADLACTRDDGTPTRLHGELGGRWALLEPSSAGGAGLEAARRRLGEFVVGLRYDGDEAMLVRPDAHLGWRGGDAAGLDRWLRDALSAGRTR; encoded by the coding sequence ATGACTGGTGCCGAGATGGACACGGACGTCATCGTGGTGGGGGCCGGGCCGACCGGCCTGACATTGGCCTGCAGTCTGCGCTTGCACGGGCTGTCGGTGCGGGTGATCGACCGCGCTGCGGCGCCGGCGACCACGTCGCGGGCGAACTTCATGCATGCCCGGGGCTCGGAGGTGCTGGCGCGGCTCGGGGCGCTGGGCAGCCTGCCGGCCGAATCGCTGCGCGCCATGAGCGTCACCACCTACGCGGGCGATCGGCCGATGATGAAGCTGATGTTCGGTGATCCGGGGATGGGGACCGCCGCGCCGCCGATGGTGGTGTCCCAGGCCAAGGTGGAGGCGGCACTGCGGGACCGACTCGCGGATCTCGGTGTTATCCCGCAGTGGGGCAACGGATTGACCTGCCTACGGCAGGACGCTGAATCGGTGGAGGCGACGCTGGCGGACGGGCATCGGGTCCGGTCCCGATGGCTGGTCGGCTGCGACGGCACCTCCAGCACCACTCGCAAGCTGGTGGGCATCGACTTTCCCGGGGTCAAGCTCTCCGAGCGCTTCCTGTTGGCCGATGTGCACCTGGACTGGGACCTGAGTCGGGACGGCACCAGCGGCTGGGTCCACCCCGACGGGCTGGTCGGGGTGATGCCGATGCCGGACGAGTCCGGCCGCGACGACCTGTGGCGGGTGTTCGCCTACGACCCGCGCGGCGGTGAAAAGCCCAGTGATGAAGAGATTCTCGACCGGGTGACGACGATCATTCCGGAGCGGACCGGCCGCACGGTGCGGGTGGGGGAACCCGAGTGGCTGTCGGTGTTCACGGTGCACCGACGCCTGGCGTCGTCGTACCGCCGCGGGCGCGTGTTCATCGCCGGCGATGCGGCGCACGCGCACGCGCCGTTCGGCGGGCAGGGCATGCTCACCGGGGTGGGCGACGCCGAGAACCTGGCCTTCAAGCTGGCATTGGCGGTGCGGGGTTCGGCGGGAGAGGCGTTGCTCGACACCTACGAGGCCGAACGCCGGCCGCTGGCCACCGATGTGCTGCGCGGGACCAGTGCGATGACCCGAATGAATGTGGCCAGCAGCCGGTTCGGTCGGTTCCTGCGGGATCAGGTGGCGATCCGCATCGCCGGGTTGCCGGTGGTGCAGCGGTGGGCGACGTATTCGGCCTCGCAGCTGTGGGTGAGTTACCGCAAGGGCCCGTTGGGCGGGCGCGGCCGAAAGCCCCGGCCGGGGGACCGAATTGCCGACCTGGCGTGCACGCGGGATGACGGCACCCCGACCCGGCTGCACGGTGAACTCGGCGGTCGGTGGGCGCTGCTTGAGCCATCGTCGGCCGGCGGGGCGGGACTCGAGGCGGCGCGGCGCCGGCTCGGCGAGTTCGTGGTGGGCTTGCGCTACGACGGTGACGAGGCGATGCTGGTGCGCCCGGATGCGCACCTGGGCTGGCGGGGCGGTGACGCCGCGGGGCTGGACCGGTGGCTGCGGGATGCGCTGTCCGCTGGGAGGACGCGTTGA